A single genomic interval of Aegicerativicinus sediminis harbors:
- a CDS encoding putative signal transducing protein — translation MDHTEFIKVFSGSFIISQLVLERLKEAGIEGIVKDESESGRLAGFGSSIQGFQEIYVHQSELETAKPIVEEIKKDTEVS, via the coding sequence ATGGATCATACCGAATTTATAAAAGTTTTTTCCGGAAGTTTTATCATTTCACAATTGGTACTGGAGCGTCTTAAAGAGGCCGGTATCGAAGGTATAGTAAAAGACGAATCTGAATCTGGTCGATTAGCAGGTTTTGGTTCTTCCATCCAAGGTTTTCAGGAGATTTATGTACACCAAAGTGAACTAGAAACAGCCAAACCTATCGTGGAAGAAATTAAAAAAGATACCGAAGTTTCCTGA
- a CDS encoding tetratricopeptide repeat protein: MKLYPLFAFLAIILISCKSNEKESQPTIETPPEPSLGCVPAVTDAEWYKIDNKAPLLDGMDVIEYPITTNDTLAQAYFNQGLALAYGFNHAEAARSFYYATKLDPECSMCFFGYAYVLGPNYNAGMEEDNYERAYEAIQKAKSLGKNATKKEQEFINALAVRYVAEPPEDRMYLDVNYSKAMKDLFNQYPDDSEISTLYAESIMNLHPWDLYDKDGLAKEWTPEIVELLERLITMNPNHPGAHHFYIHATEASNEPELANESAKVFDDGLVPGSGHLLHMPSHTYIRTGEYHKGTVSNIAAVKADSTYVTLCHAQGAYPLAYYPHNYHFMAATATLEGNKKYAILGAKKVSDHVHPTIMQDPRWGTLQHYYTIPYYVAVKFGQWDSILKMDMPSYNLPYPLAIKSYAEGMAYLKTGNLEMAEKKLADIDSISGLAELKDITVWEINNVSDLVNISKKVLKAEILASGGKFEESISLFMEAISMEDTLNYNEPPDWFFSVRHHLGAIQLKASKFKEAIKTYNEDLAIYPKNGWALVGLKNAYEHLGKIQEKEKVEAQLKEAFAFADTPIEASTF; the protein is encoded by the coding sequence ATGAAATTATATCCCCTATTCGCCTTTTTGGCAATTATCCTTATTTCTTGTAAATCTAATGAAAAGGAAAGCCAACCAACAATTGAAACCCCTCCTGAACCCTCGCTAGGTTGTGTTCCAGCGGTTACCGATGCCGAGTGGTATAAAATTGATAATAAGGCGCCATTATTAGATGGTATGGACGTTATCGAATATCCCATCACCACCAATGATACTTTAGCCCAGGCATATTTTAATCAAGGTTTGGCGTTGGCGTATGGCTTTAATCATGCAGAAGCAGCACGTTCTTTTTATTATGCCACAAAATTAGACCCTGAATGTTCAATGTGTTTTTTCGGTTACGCCTATGTTCTAGGACCTAATTATAATGCCGGGATGGAAGAAGACAATTATGAACGTGCCTATGAAGCAATTCAAAAAGCGAAATCTTTAGGTAAAAATGCAACCAAAAAAGAGCAGGAATTTATAAATGCCTTAGCCGTGAGGTATGTGGCCGAACCTCCTGAAGATAGAATGTATTTAGACGTTAATTATTCTAAGGCCATGAAAGATTTATTTAACCAATACCCAGATGATTCGGAGATTAGTACGTTATATGCTGAATCGATTATGAATTTACATCCTTGGGATTTGTATGACAAAGATGGATTAGCTAAGGAATGGACACCAGAAATTGTTGAACTTTTGGAAAGATTAATCACAATGAATCCAAATCATCCCGGGGCACATCATTTTTATATACATGCCACAGAAGCTTCCAATGAACCCGAATTGGCCAATGAGTCGGCTAAAGTTTTTGACGATGGCTTAGTTCCAGGCTCTGGTCATTTACTCCACATGCCTTCCCATACCTACATAAGAACAGGCGAATACCATAAGGGAACTGTATCTAATATTGCAGCTGTTAAAGCAGATAGTACCTATGTAACCCTTTGTCATGCCCAAGGAGCCTACCCTCTTGCCTATTATCCACACAATTATCACTTTATGGCGGCAACAGCGACCTTAGAAGGAAATAAAAAATATGCCATACTTGGCGCAAAGAAAGTTTCTGATCATGTTCATCCAACAATCATGCAAGACCCTCGCTGGGGTACTCTCCAACATTATTATACAATTCCTTATTATGTTGCAGTAAAATTCGGTCAATGGGATTCTATTCTAAAAATGGACATGCCCAGTTATAATTTGCCATATCCATTAGCCATAAAATCTTATGCGGAAGGAATGGCATACCTCAAAACAGGTAATTTGGAAATGGCGGAAAAGAAATTAGCTGACATAGATTCTATCTCAGGGTTGGCAGAACTAAAGGATATAACAGTATGGGAAATAAATAATGTGTCTGATCTTGTGAACATTTCCAAAAAGGTATTGAAAGCTGAAATTTTGGCAAGTGGAGGAAAATTTGAAGAAAGTATATCCTTATTTATGGAAGCTATTTCAATGGAAGACACCTTAAATTACAACGAACCTCCAGATTGGTTTTTTTCAGTAAGACATCATTTGGGAGCCATTCAACTTAAAGCCAGTAAGTTTAAAGAAGCGATTAAAACCTACAATGAGGACCTTGCAATTTATCCAAAAAACGGTTGGGCATTAGTAGGTCTTAAAAATGCCTACGAACATTTGGGAAAAATACAAGAGAAAGAAAAAGTGGAAGCTCAATTAAAGGAGGCCTTTGCATTTGCAGATACCCCAATTGAAGCTTCCACCTTTTGA
- a CDS encoding CPBP family intramembrane glutamic endopeptidase, giving the protein MNSKLYKLAEFIIIFLLIPISFAFSYPFWLKISIGVIGFLYVCFILFRIEKIKIKLSPRVRWFLFFKETIIKLGVIIPITVLYVYLIGPNLLFDLALNNTLSLLLILSLYAIFSAYPQEILFRTFFFNRYERYFKDSNYMILINAILFSLAHLLFKNFLVLLVTFIGGVLFALTYKKYRSTFLVAVEHIFYGGWVIIVGLGKLMGFSV; this is encoded by the coding sequence ATGAATTCTAAACTCTATAAACTTGCCGAATTTATCATTATTTTTCTCCTTATACCTATCAGTTTTGCATTTTCTTACCCATTCTGGCTTAAAATAAGTATTGGTGTAATCGGTTTTCTCTACGTTTGTTTTATTCTTTTTCGCATTGAAAAAATTAAGATTAAATTATCTCCCAGGGTAAGGTGGTTTTTATTCTTTAAGGAAACCATTATTAAATTAGGGGTTATAATTCCCATTACCGTACTCTATGTATATCTTATCGGCCCCAACTTATTGTTCGATTTGGCACTTAATAATACTTTGAGTCTATTACTGATTTTAAGTTTATACGCAATCTTTTCGGCCTACCCTCAAGAAATTTTATTTAGAACATTTTTCTTTAATCGTTATGAACGATATTTTAAGGATTCAAATTATATGATTCTTATTAACGCAATATTATTCTCACTTGCTCATTTACTTTTTAAAAACTTTTTGGTTTTATTAGTCACATTTATTGGTGGTGTTTTATTTGCTCTTACCTATAAAAAATACCGCTCAACTTTTTTGGTCGCAGTAGAACATATATTTTATGGCGGTTGGGTAATCATCGTAGGGCTCGGAAAATTGATGGGCTTTTCAGTATAG
- the tilS gene encoding tRNA lysidine(34) synthetase TilS yields MVYLGMLETFHSHIKNRFPFILESRCLVTVSGGVDSITLTHLCTKIGLDVSLAHCNFCLRGKESDVDEDFVNRFGDQLGLEVFSQRFDTKGYASENKLSTQVAARNLRYNWFQELANQLQFDYILTAHHADDSLETFLINFSRGTGLEGLTGIPEINENIVRPLLAFSREDIEVYAIENHLKWRDDSSNAETKYLRNKLRHDVIPTLKSINSNLLKNFLTTQRQLLEIREIVEDRMNDVSESVIEEIDDSKIVYNIPKLEELNNPKAYLYQLLKEYGFTSWNDIENLLTSQPGKQVFSSDYRLLKDRETLILMRQGANETEDTISVESLDPVAFGEGKLMFAEVENWEELDEPIIFIDVDKIQLPLTLRKWQDGDFFYPIGMRGKKKVSKFLKDEKWPLIKKEGLWILCSGDDVVWLVGDRMDDRFKITDQTKRILKIQLIQNK; encoded by the coding sequence ATGGTATATTTAGGAATGCTAGAAACATTCCATTCACATATAAAAAACCGTTTCCCTTTTATTCTGGAATCAAGATGTTTAGTGACTGTTTCTGGAGGTGTTGATAGCATAACCCTTACCCATTTGTGTACAAAAATTGGACTCGATGTTTCCTTGGCACATTGCAATTTTTGTCTCCGTGGAAAAGAAAGTGATGTTGATGAAGATTTCGTAAATCGTTTTGGTGATCAATTAGGATTAGAAGTCTTCTCCCAAAGGTTTGATACTAAGGGGTATGCTAGCGAAAATAAACTCTCAACCCAGGTGGCTGCTAGAAATTTGCGTTATAATTGGTTTCAAGAATTGGCGAATCAGTTACAATTCGATTATATATTAACCGCTCACCATGCAGACGATAGCCTTGAAACCTTTTTAATCAATTTTTCAAGAGGAACAGGCCTGGAAGGACTTACAGGCATTCCTGAGATTAACGAAAATATTGTGCGTCCATTATTAGCTTTTAGCCGTGAAGATATTGAAGTGTATGCTATTGAAAACCATTTAAAATGGAGGGATGATAGTAGTAATGCAGAAACAAAATATCTGCGTAATAAACTGCGTCACGATGTCATTCCAACCTTAAAAAGCATCAACTCAAATCTTCTGAAAAACTTCCTTACAACCCAACGGCAATTGTTAGAAATAAGGGAAATTGTAGAGGACAGAATGAATGATGTTTCGGAATCGGTTATAGAAGAAATCGACGATTCAAAAATTGTATATAATATCCCTAAGTTGGAAGAATTAAATAATCCTAAAGCCTACCTCTACCAATTATTGAAGGAATATGGTTTTACATCATGGAATGATATAGAAAACCTTCTAACAAGTCAACCAGGCAAACAGGTGTTTTCTTCAGATTACCGCTTATTAAAGGATAGGGAAACCCTAATCTTAATGAGACAAGGTGCCAATGAAACGGAAGATACTATAAGTGTTGAATCTTTAGATCCAGTAGCTTTTGGAGAGGGAAAATTGATGTTTGCAGAAGTTGAAAATTGGGAAGAATTAGATGAGCCCATCATATTTATTGATGTTGATAAAATTCAGTTACCTCTTACATTAAGAAAATGGCAGGACGGTGATTTTTTCTATCCTATTGGAATGAGGGGTAAGAAAAAGGTAAGTAAGTTCCTTAAGGATGAAAAATGGCCTTTAATTAAAAAAGAAGGATTGTGGATATTATGCTCTGGTGATGACGTGGTTTGGCTGGTTGGAGATAGGATGGACGATCGTTTTAAGATAACCGATCAAACGAAACGAATACTTAAGATTCAATTGATTCAAAATAAGTAA
- a CDS encoding Lrp/AsnC family transcriptional regulator, translating into MDALDFKLLNELQRNAKQTNKQLSLKLGLSITAVFERIRKLENDGVLKKYVALLDPQSVNRDFVVFCQIKLLQHSQNNVVTFENEISKLPEVLECYHTSGNYDYLLKVLVKDMHEFRAFMINKLTAINHIASTHSSFVINEVKQSTVIPL; encoded by the coding sequence ATGGACGCTTTGGATTTTAAGCTTTTGAATGAACTTCAAAGAAATGCTAAACAAACTAACAAACAGCTTTCCTTAAAATTAGGGCTTTCAATCACAGCAGTTTTTGAAAGGATTCGAAAGCTAGAAAACGATGGCGTTTTAAAGAAATATGTAGCTCTTCTAGATCCCCAGTCGGTGAATAGGGATTTTGTAGTTTTTTGTCAGATAAAGTTGCTGCAGCATTCCCAGAATAATGTTGTAACTTTTGAAAATGAAATTTCTAAACTCCCTGAGGTGCTCGAGTGCTATCATACGAGTGGAAATTATGACTATTTGTTAAAAGTCTTGGTAAAAGATATGCATGAGTTTCGTGCCTTTATGATTAACAAACTAACCGCTATTAATCATATAGCGAGCACACATAGTTCTTTCGTTATAAATGAGGTTAAACAAAGTACAGTTATTCCATTGTAG
- a CDS encoding anthranilate synthase component I family protein, with amino-acid sequence MRISKTFKIEQPETIKQKLLYWGAGDDFCVLLDSNQYQQPYSSYEAILAVGANTIFSGDFKEAFNKLRNFRKEVNDFIIGYLGYDLKNDIENLVSDNYDGLNFPDIFFFQPKKLIFLSKEQIEFQYLTVHDTDITHDFNSILQTVIPSFCLDEQIKIKLRIHKDSYLQKVESMLAHIHRGDIYEANFCQEFYSDGVELDAVHAYFSLNDISKTPFASFLKVKDKFVISASPERYLKKIGEKVISQPIKGTAPRSANENEDIQLQMNLKTNPKELSENIMIVDLVRNDLAHTAIKGTVQVEELCEVYSFKQVHQLISTVTSKVPNTIDPIDIIESTFPMGSMTGAPKISAMKIIEELEETKRGVYSGAIGYIKADGDLDFNVVIRSILYNKNNKYLSFSVGSAITAASDPFKEYEECLVKAKAMRAILEK; translated from the coding sequence TTGAGAATAAGTAAAACTTTTAAAATTGAGCAGCCTGAAACAATAAAGCAAAAGTTGCTCTATTGGGGAGCCGGGGATGATTTTTGTGTTTTGTTAGATTCCAACCAATACCAGCAACCTTATAGTAGTTATGAAGCAATATTGGCTGTTGGGGCAAACACCATATTTAGCGGTGACTTTAAGGAGGCTTTTAATAAGCTAAGAAATTTCAGGAAAGAGGTTAATGACTTCATTATAGGATATTTAGGTTATGATCTGAAAAATGATATTGAAAATTTGGTTTCTGATAATTATGATGGACTTAATTTCCCCGATATCTTTTTTTTCCAACCAAAGAAATTGATTTTCCTTTCGAAGGAACAAATAGAATTTCAATATTTAACCGTCCATGATACAGATATAACCCATGATTTTAATTCAATTTTACAAACTGTCATACCCAGCTTTTGCTTAGATGAGCAGATTAAAATAAAATTACGCATTCATAAAGATTCATATCTTCAAAAGGTTGAAAGCATGTTGGCGCATATTCATAGAGGTGATATTTACGAGGCTAATTTTTGTCAGGAATTTTACTCAGATGGGGTAGAATTAGATGCTGTTCATGCTTATTTTTCATTAAATGATATTTCAAAAACACCATTCGCTTCTTTTTTAAAAGTAAAAGACAAATTCGTAATATCGGCTTCCCCTGAACGCTATCTTAAGAAAATTGGTGAAAAAGTAATTTCTCAGCCAATTAAGGGTACTGCTCCTCGATCTGCTAACGAAAATGAGGATATCCAACTACAGATGAATTTAAAAACAAACCCTAAAGAATTGAGCGAAAATATAATGATTGTAGATTTGGTTAGGAATGATTTAGCTCATACGGCTATAAAAGGAACGGTTCAGGTAGAAGAATTATGTGAAGTTTATTCCTTTAAGCAGGTTCATCAGTTAATTTCTACTGTCACATCTAAAGTTCCCAATACTATAGATCCAATAGATATTATTGAATCCACCTTCCCTATGGGAAGTATGACCGGTGCACCAAAAATTTCTGCTATGAAAATTATTGAAGAATTGGAAGAGACAAAGAGGGGAGTTTATTCTGGGGCTATCGGTTATATCAAAGCCGATGGAGATTTAGATTTTAATGTGGTAATACGAAGTATTCTCTATAATAAAAACAATAAATACTTGTCATTTTCGGTAGGTAGTGCAATAACTGCGGCTAGTGATCCCTTTAAGGAATATGAAGAGTGCTTGGTGAAGGCTAAGGCAATGAGGGCGATCTTAGAAAAATAA
- the nhaC gene encoding Na+/H+ antiporter NhaC produces the protein MESQDIKPRHPEDEHIVENKELNIWEALIPVFALIAMLFYNVFFVYGDDALGGSNQFILLLGAAVAAIVGFFNKVSYEQMLEEVAENIKSTSGAILILLMVGALAGTWLISGIIPSMIYYGLQILNPTIFLAACVVICAIISIATGSSWTTSATVGIALIGIGNTLGISAGMTAGAVLSGAYFGDKMSPLSDTTNLAPAMAGAGLFEHIRYMSLTTVPTIAVTLIVFIIIGLNLDVQGTANISDKLAAIDGSFNISPWLFLVPIAVILMIIKKTSPLIALLIGTLLGGVAALIAQPEIVTSISGEEALTFNSAYKGIMDAITVGGSVETSSAELNDLFSSSGMEGMLGTIWLIICAMVFGGVMDAIGALARISKALLSLASSTFGLFASTVASCLALNATASDQYLAIVVPGKMFKKAYDDKGLAPVNLSRTLEDSGTVTSTLVPWNTCGAYQSGVLGVSVADYFIYAIFNWLSPFMTLTFAAFRIKIKQVTNSFGSKVA, from the coding sequence ATGGAAAGCCAAGACATCAAACCAAGACATCCTGAAGACGAACACATTGTAGAGAATAAAGAATTAAATATTTGGGAAGCTCTGATCCCAGTATTTGCTCTAATTGCAATGTTATTTTATAATGTTTTCTTCGTTTACGGCGATGATGCCTTGGGAGGCAGTAACCAATTTATTTTATTGTTAGGTGCGGCGGTTGCTGCAATTGTTGGCTTTTTTAATAAAGTTTCTTATGAGCAAATGCTTGAAGAAGTGGCAGAAAATATAAAGTCCACTTCTGGCGCCATATTAATCTTATTAATGGTTGGGGCTCTAGCCGGAACTTGGTTGATAAGCGGAATCATTCCTTCGATGATTTATTATGGCTTACAAATTTTAAATCCAACTATATTTTTGGCAGCCTGCGTTGTTATTTGTGCCATTATTTCTATTGCAACCGGAAGTAGCTGGACCACTTCTGCAACTGTCGGTATTGCATTAATAGGTATAGGTAATACACTAGGGATATCTGCCGGCATGACGGCTGGGGCTGTACTATCTGGAGCTTATTTCGGGGATAAGATGTCTCCTTTAAGCGATACGACTAATTTAGCCCCTGCTATGGCAGGAGCCGGACTATTTGAACATATTAGATATATGTCTTTAACTACAGTTCCAACTATAGCGGTTACATTAATCGTTTTTATAATTATCGGTTTAAATTTAGATGTGCAGGGTACAGCCAATATCTCGGATAAATTAGCAGCAATTGATGGTTCTTTTAATATTTCACCATGGCTATTTTTAGTACCTATAGCAGTTATTTTAATGATTATTAAAAAAACTTCTCCCCTTATAGCTCTTTTGATAGGAACTTTGTTAGGGGGGGTCGCAGCTCTTATCGCACAGCCTGAAATTGTAACTAGTATTTCAGGAGAGGAAGCTTTAACCTTTAATTCAGCATACAAAGGAATCATGGATGCCATTACTGTTGGCGGTTCAGTCGAAACCAGCAGTGCCGAATTAAATGATTTATTTAGTTCTTCCGGAATGGAAGGAATGCTTGGTACAATTTGGCTAATTATTTGCGCCATGGTTTTTGGCGGTGTTATGGACGCAATCGGTGCTTTAGCAAGAATTAGCAAGGCATTACTAAGCTTAGCTTCTTCAACATTTGGACTTTTCGCAAGTACCGTAGCTAGTTGTTTAGCACTTAATGCAACAGCCTCTGATCAATATTTAGCGATTGTAGTGCCCGGCAAAATGTTTAAAAAAGCATATGATGACAAAGGGTTGGCACCTGTTAATCTCAGTAGAACATTGGAGGATTCGGGTACTGTAACTTCAACCCTAGTCCCATGGAATACCTGTGGAGCATATCAAAGCGGAGTATTGGGGGTTAGTGTTGCTGATTATTTTATTTATGCAATTTTTAACTGGTTAAGCCCATTTATGACATTAACCTTTGCTGCATTTAGAATAAAAATTAAACAAGTGACAAATTCATTTGGATCTAAAGTTGCCTAA
- a CDS encoding aminotransferase class I/II-fold pyridoxal phosphate-dependent enzyme, with translation MKSNKAANNIQDLQYFGEFGGVNPSISDSSTYTFLSAKTMFDTFEGNADGCYLYSRHSSPSNLYLGKALAAMEGTEAATVTASGMGAITAAIMQICQQGDHLVCSRTIYGGTYAYLKNFLPKFGVKTTFVDITDLNAVEHAITDKTKLIYCESVSNPLLEVADLRSLSSISKNSGLKLMVDNTFSPLSINPGNFGADVIIHSLTKFINGTSDTVAGVICGTREFIDELRNVNDGACMLLGSTMDSLRSASVLKNLRTLHIRMIQHSKNASYLAEKFESLGLKTVYPGLKSHPSHDLFKSLMNTEYGFGGMLTIDVGSIEKANELMELMQERNLGYLAVSLGFYKTLFSAPGTSTSSEIPLEEQKSMGLSDGLIRFSIGLDADIERTYKTMKKCMLDLNILEPVNSL, from the coding sequence ATGAAATCAAATAAAGCAGCCAATAACATTCAAGATTTACAATATTTTGGAGAATTCGGAGGAGTTAACCCTTCAATATCCGATTCATCAACCTATACCTTTTTATCAGCAAAAACAATGTTCGATACTTTCGAAGGAAATGCCGACGGTTGTTATCTATACTCAAGACATTCTTCCCCTTCAAATTTATATCTGGGTAAAGCTTTAGCTGCAATGGAAGGTACTGAAGCCGCCACAGTAACTGCCTCCGGAATGGGGGCCATCACCGCAGCAATAATGCAAATTTGCCAACAAGGTGATCATCTGGTGTGCAGTAGAACCATTTATGGGGGAACCTATGCTTACCTCAAAAATTTCCTTCCGAAATTTGGAGTAAAGACAACATTTGTAGATATAACCGACTTGAATGCAGTTGAACATGCCATAACTGACAAAACCAAATTAATTTATTGTGAATCTGTTAGTAATCCATTATTAGAAGTTGCTGATTTGAGAAGCCTTTCATCAATTTCAAAAAATAGTGGCCTTAAATTAATGGTAGACAACACTTTTTCACCCCTTTCCATTAACCCTGGAAATTTTGGGGCAGATGTTATCATACACAGCCTAACTAAATTTATTAATGGTACTTCAGATACAGTTGCTGGGGTCATCTGTGGCACAAGAGAGTTTATTGATGAATTAAGAAATGTTAATGACGGTGCATGCATGCTACTTGGATCCACAATGGATAGTTTGAGGTCCGCTTCGGTTTTGAAAAATTTAAGGACTCTACACATCAGAATGATACAGCACAGCAAAAATGCCTCATACTTGGCAGAAAAATTTGAATCTTTAGGTTTAAAGACAGTTTATCCAGGATTGAAAAGTCACCCATCACACGATTTATTCAAATCTTTAATGAATACAGAATATGGTTTTGGAGGCATGTTAACAATCGATGTCGGATCTATTGAAAAGGCAAATGAGCTTATGGAACTCATGCAAGAACGCAACCTAGGATACCTAGCCGTAAGTCTCGGTTTTTACAAAACATTATTTAGTGCGCCCGGCACCTCTACTTCTTCTGAAATACCCTTAGAGGAACAAAAATCAATGGGACTGAGTGATGGATTAATACGCTTTTCAATTGGCTTGGATGCTGATATTGAACGCACATACAAAACAATGAAAAAATGCATGCTAGATTTGAATATTCTTGAACCGGTAAATTCTTTATAA
- the lpdA gene encoding dihydrolipoyl dehydrogenase yields the protein MKSYDVAVIGSGPGGYVAAIRCSQLGMKTAIIEKYNTLGGTCLNVGCIPSKALLDSSHHYEDAVRHFDEHGIEIPGEVKVNLEKMIARKQAVVDQTTSGIDFLMNKNKIDVYRGVGSFKDATHIIINGEEKEEIEAKKVIIATGSKPSSLPFIKIDKERIITSTEALNLKEIPKHLLVIGGGVIGLELGQVYKRLGSDVTVVEYMDRIIPTMDAGLSKELTKVLKKQKFALNVSHKVKSVDRKGDEVVVKADNKKGEEVEFKGDYCLVSVGRRPYTDGLNVEAAGVKLDDRGRIEVNSHLQTSASNIYAIGDVVKGAMLAHKASEEGVLVAEIIAGQKPHIDYNLIPGVVYTWPEVAFVGQTEEQLKEKGIVFKTGQFPMRALGRSRASMDLDGFIKILADEKTDEILGVHMIGARAADLIAEAVVAMEYRASAEDIARMSHAHPTFAEAIKEAALAATEDRALHI from the coding sequence ATGAAATCATATGATGTAGCCGTTATTGGCTCAGGACCTGGTGGTTATGTTGCAGCAATTAGATGCTCACAACTTGGTATGAAAACTGCCATAATAGAGAAATACAATACACTTGGGGGAACTTGTTTGAATGTGGGATGTATTCCTAGTAAAGCATTATTAGACTCTTCACACCATTATGAAGATGCTGTTCGTCATTTTGATGAGCATGGTATTGAAATCCCTGGTGAGGTAAAGGTGAATCTTGAAAAGATGATTGCACGGAAACAAGCTGTTGTTGATCAAACAACCTCTGGTATCGATTTCTTGATGAATAAAAATAAAATTGATGTTTACCGAGGTGTAGGTTCTTTTAAAGATGCAACTCATATTATTATCAATGGAGAGGAGAAGGAAGAAATTGAAGCTAAAAAGGTAATAATAGCCACTGGTAGTAAGCCATCTAGCTTACCTTTTATCAAAATAGATAAGGAACGCATAATTACTTCCACGGAAGCCTTGAATCTAAAGGAGATACCTAAACATTTATTGGTAATTGGTGGAGGTGTAATTGGTCTAGAATTAGGGCAGGTATATAAAAGATTGGGTTCTGACGTTACAGTTGTTGAATACATGGATCGTATTATTCCAACTATGGATGCAGGACTTTCTAAAGAATTAACCAAGGTTCTTAAAAAACAGAAGTTTGCTCTTAATGTATCACATAAAGTAAAATCTGTTGATCGCAAGGGTGATGAAGTAGTTGTAAAGGCAGATAACAAGAAAGGAGAAGAGGTTGAATTTAAGGGGGACTATTGCCTAGTTTCTGTTGGAAGACGTCCATATACAGATGGATTAAATGTTGAAGCAGCTGGTGTGAAATTAGACGATAGAGGCCGAATTGAAGTAAATAGTCACCTCCAAACATCTGCCTCTAATATTTATGCGATTGGTGATGTTGTAAAGGGAGCAATGTTAGCACATAAAGCCTCCGAAGAAGGTGTTTTGGTTGCAGAAATCATAGCGGGACAAAAGCCTCATATAGATTATAATTTAATCCCTGGGGTAGTTTATACCTGGCCAGAGGTTGCTTTTGTCGGACAAACTGAAGAACAGCTTAAGGAAAAAGGCATTGTTTTTAAAACAGGCCAATTCCCGATGCGTGCGTTGGGAAGAAGTAGAGCCAGTATGGATTTGGATGGATTCATCAAGATATTGGCAGACGAAAAAACTGATGAAATTTTAGGAGTGCATATGATTGGTGCAAGAGCAGCAGATTTGATTGCCGAGGCTGTGGTAGCTATGGAATATAGGGCTAGTGCAGAAGATATTGCGCGCATGTCACATGCCCACCCAACATTTGCTGAGGCTATTAAGGAAGCCGCATTAGCGGCGACCGAAGATAGAGCGCTTCATATCTAA
- a CDS encoding ankyrin repeat domain-containing protein, with amino-acid sequence MCNSSQFFDALKQGNSELVDDILQQNPEYINLKDQRGSTPLILATYFNFPDVLDVLLKHGANVNNTDAAGNTALMGVAFKGNIDVAKKLIYNGADLNPKNSIGFTALIFAASFNQVEMTKFLVDNGAKKNLVDAKGMTAKDYALSKGFKEIVNLVS; translated from the coding sequence ATGTGTAATTCCTCTCAGTTTTTTGATGCCTTAAAGCAAGGCAATTCCGAATTGGTAGACGATATATTGCAGCAGAATCCAGAATACATAAATCTCAAGGATCAAAGAGGTTCAACTCCCTTAATTTTAGCAACCTATTTTAATTTTCCTGATGTACTGGATGTTTTGCTCAAGCATGGGGCTAATGTTAATAATACGGATGCTGCGGGAAATACCGCATTAATGGGCGTGGCATTTAAAGGGAATATAGATGTTGCAAAAAAATTAATTTATAATGGCGCAGATCTAAATCCAAAAAACTCAATAGGTTTTACAGCTCTTATTTTTGCAGCCTCATTTAATCAAGTCGAAATGACGAAATTTTTGGTTGATAATGGAGCCAAAAAGAATTTGGTTGATGCAAAGGGTATGACGGCAAAAGATTACGCCCTATCTAAAGGATTTAAAGAAATAGTGAACTTAGTTTCATAA